The following are encoded together in the Brassica napus cultivar Da-Ae chromosome A9, Da-Ae, whole genome shotgun sequence genome:
- the LOC106400625 gene encoding thionin-like protein 1 — MDSKRMAMLVVVMLVTGNILFEAEGLAFLDCYKGCFVICAASSNGFKKLFCPFSCIKDCKQPTTPSEANLNEIDQTDYFCKLGCATDRCASSSLIHDKDHAEKVSVCVDSCSDICSRKN, encoded by the exons ATGGACAGCAAAAGAATGGCTATGTTGGTGGTGGTGATGTTGGTGACGGGGAACATTTTGTTTGAGGCTGAGGGTTTGGCTTTTCTAGATTGTTATAAAGgctgttttgtgatttgtgcTGCATCTTCCAACGGATTCAAGAAACTGTTCTGTCCTTTCTCGTGTATCAAGGACTGTAAACAGCCTACTACACCTTCTGAGGCAAATCTAAATGAAATTGACCAGACTGATTATTTTTGTAAACTCGGATGTGCCACTGATCGTTGTGCTTCGTCATCCTTGATCCATGATAAGG ATCACGCAGAGAAAGTTTCAGTATGTGTGGATTCATGCTCAGATATATGCTCCCGCAAGAACTAA
- the LOC111200645 gene encoding thionin-like protein 2 codes for MESKKMAMFMVIVTLVGSLLDKTNAQSSHFSVCYSDCLVVCKSHTTFPKSVLCPFTCLMTCLVPTLPSPSPSPSSDTVPTNKIDNTEYFCKLGCATHHCVSLSFFQNPNAENVANCVDSCSYKCS; via the exons atgGAAAGCAAAAAGATGGCAATGTTCATGGTAATAGTGACGCTAGTGGGAAGCCTTCTGGACAAGACAAATGCtcaatctagtcattttagtgtTTGTTACTCAGATTGTCTTGTGGTGTGTAAATCTCATACTACATTTCCAAAATCTGTTTTGTGTCCATTCACGTGTCTCATGACATGTCTTGTTCCTACTTTaccatctccttctccttctccttcatctGATACTGTTCCAACAAACAAAATCGATAATACGGAATACTTCTGCAAACTCGGTTGTGCCACTCATCATTGTgtgtctctttctttcttccAAAATCCGA ATGCGGAGAACGTTGCAAACTGTGTGGATTCATGCTCATACAAGTGCTCTTAG
- the LOC111200644 gene encoding thionin-like protein 2: protein MLTIIKDSLFCQQKVGSERVSIMFIAMLVVMVMGDIVVQTQEKTQSIKFSEFVFQVVLRVVPLRSFQNCFCVQSLVLLLVFFFFFFFVQNCLSSSSIDFDCKLGCATHHCISLSSLRNPNAEKIVDCVDSCSDKCSNKN, encoded by the exons ATGTTAACTATTATAAAAGATTCGCTTTTCTGTCAACAG AAAGTGGGAAGTGAAAGAGTGTCGATAATGTTCATTGCAATGTTGGTAGTGATGGTAATGGGGGATATTGTGGTTCAGACACAAGAAAAAACACAATCAATTAAATTTTCGGAATTTGTTTTCCAGGTTGTGTTAAGGGTTGTGCCACTGAGAAGTTTCCAAAATTGCTTTTGTGTCCAGTCACTTGTCTTGCtgcttgtcttcttctttttttttttttttgttcaaaactgcttgtcttcttcctccatTGATTTTG ATTGCAAGCTTGGTTGTGCTACTCATCATTGTATTTCTCTTTCATCTCTTAGAAATCcga ATGCAGAGAAGATTGTGGACTGTGTGGATTCATGCTCAGACAAATGCTCCAACAAAAACTAA
- the LOC106400377 gene encoding thionin-like protein 2 has product MESKRVTMMFITLMIVMIMGNFVVQAEAQAQAYPFRSCFPGCIVSCAIEKKFPTGLMCPFTCFMTCLPPPTSNTPSPTSQMILANEIDHTDYFCKLGCATHHCLALSSLQNPNVDKVVDCVDSCSNRCSDKN; this is encoded by the exons atggAAAGCAAAAGAGTGACCATGATGTTCATTACACTAATGATAGTGATGATAATGGGGAACTTTGTGGTTCAGGCAGAAGCTCAAGCGCAAGCTTATCCTTTTAGAAGCTGTTTCCCAGGTTGTATTGTGAGTTGTGCCATTGAGAAGAAGTTTCCAACTGGTTTGATGTGTCCATTCACTTGTTTCATGActtgtcttcctcctccaacATCAAATACTCCTTCTCCTACGTCACAAATGATTTTGGCAAACGAAATCGATCATACTGATTATTTCTGTAAACTTGGTTGCGCTACTCATCATTGTCTTGCTCTTTCTTCTCTCCAAAATCCTA ATGTAGACAAAGTTGTGGACTGTGTGGATTCATGCTCAAACAGGTGCTCCGACAAGAACTAG